In Pedobacter sp. W3I1, one DNA window encodes the following:
- the rplL gene encoding 50S ribosomal protein L7/L12 has product MADLKSFAEQLVNLTVKEVNELAQILKDEYGIEPAAAAVVAGPAAGGDAPAAAAEKTSFDVILKEAGGAKLAVVKLVKDLTGLGLKEAKDLVDGAPKELKAGVTKDEAEALKKQLEEAGAVVEIK; this is encoded by the coding sequence ATGGCAGATTTAAAATCGTTTGCTGAGCAATTAGTAAACTTAACCGTTAAAGAAGTTAACGAATTAGCTCAAATCTTAAAAGACGAGTATGGTATCGAGCCTGCAGCTGCTGCTGTAGTTGCTGGTCCTGCTGCTGGTGGTGATGCACCTGCTGCTGCTGCAGAAAAAACATCATTTGATGTAATCTTAAAAGAAGCTGGTGGCGCTAAATTAGCAGTTGTGAAACTTGTTAAAGACTTAACTGGCCTTGGTTTGAAAGAAGCAAAAGACTTAGTTGACGGAGCACCAAAAGAATTAAAAGCTGGTGTTACTAAAGACGAAGCTGAAGCTCTTAAAAAACAATTAGAAGAAGCTGGAGCAGTAGTTGAGATTAAGTAA
- the rplJ gene encoding 50S ribosomal protein L10, whose amino-acid sequence MNREEKNEVVLELQGQMQEFGNFYIADTSSLSVEQINNIRRKCFEGDIVMKVAKNSLIRKAIEGLDGDASEIYEALKGSSSLLFSKTANAPAKLIKTLRRTSDKPLLKAAYIDSSVYVGDDQLNNLVSLKSREELIGDIIGLLQSPAKNVISALKSSGGKIAGIVKTLQEREG is encoded by the coding sequence ATGAACAGAGAAGAAAAAAACGAAGTAGTTTTAGAACTACAAGGACAAATGCAAGAGTTTGGCAATTTTTATATTGCTGATACTTCTAGCCTTTCTGTAGAGCAGATCAATAACATCCGCCGCAAATGTTTCGAAGGTGATATCGTAATGAAGGTAGCTAAAAACTCTTTAATCCGCAAAGCGATTGAAGGTTTAGACGGCGATGCTTCTGAGATATACGAAGCCCTTAAAGGTTCATCATCATTATTATTCTCAAAAACAGCAAACGCTCCGGCTAAGTTGATTAAAACTTTGAGAAGAACATCTGATAAACCATTGCTTAAAGCAGCATATATAGATTCATCAGTATACGTTGGCGATGACCAATTGAATAACTTAGTAAGCTTAAAATCGAGAGAAGAGCTTATTGGCGATATCATTGGATTATTACAGTCACCAGCTAAGAATGTTATATCTGCGCTTAAATCAAGCGGAGGCAAAATTGCAGGAATTGTTAAAACTCTTCAGGAAAGAGAAGGTTAA
- the rplA gene encoding 50S ribosomal protein L1 translates to MAKLTKNQKKAHAKIEAGKAYTLKDAAALVKEITTTKFDASVDIDVSLGVDPRKANQMVRGIATLPHGTGKTVRVLALVTPDKEEEAKAAGADFVGLDEYVAKIEGGWTDVDIIITTPACMAKVGKLGRVLGPRNLMPNPKSGTVTNDVGKAVTEVKAGKIDFKVDKTGIIHASIGKVSFPADKIYENAMEIISVISKLKPSAAKGTYFKSIHVSSTMSPGIAIETKSVAGI, encoded by the coding sequence GTGGCGAAATTAACTAAAAATCAAAAAAAGGCACATGCTAAAATAGAAGCTGGTAAAGCTTATACTTTGAAGGATGCTGCTGCTTTGGTAAAAGAAATCACTACTACTAAATTCGATGCTTCAGTTGATATTGATGTATCCTTAGGAGTAGATCCGCGTAAAGCCAATCAAATGGTACGTGGTATTGCTACTTTACCACACGGAACAGGTAAAACTGTACGTGTTTTAGCTTTAGTAACTCCTGATAAGGAAGAAGAAGCAAAAGCAGCTGGCGCAGACTTCGTAGGTTTAGACGAGTATGTAGCTAAAATTGAAGGTGGTTGGACCGATGTAGACATTATTATCACTACACCAGCTTGTATGGCTAAGGTAGGTAAATTGGGCCGTGTTTTAGGTCCAAGAAACTTAATGCCTAACCCAAAATCAGGTACAGTAACTAACGATGTTGGTAAAGCTGTAACAGAGGTTAAAGCAGGTAAGATTGATTTTAAAGTAGACAAAACGGGTATCATACACGCCTCGATAGGAAAAGTATCATTCCCAGCAGATAAAATTTATGAGAATGCAATGGAGATTATCTCTGTTATTTCTAAATTAAAACCTTCTGCTGCAAAAGGAACTTATTTTAAAAGCATTCACGTGTCTTCTACAATGAGTCCTGGGATTGCAATTGAAACTAAATCAGTAGCGGGGATCTAA
- the rplK gene encoding 50S ribosomal protein L11: protein MAKEVSAMIKLQIKGGAANPSPPVGPALGAKGVNIMEFCKQYNARTQDKAGKVLPVVITVYADKSFDFIIKTPPVAIQLKDATKLQSGSAEPNRKKVGSVTWDQIKVIAEDKMPDLNAFTIESAMSMVAGTARSMGITVSGDAPWNN, encoded by the coding sequence ATGGCAAAAGAAGTCAGTGCAATGATCAAATTACAGATCAAAGGCGGAGCGGCAAATCCATCGCCACCAGTAGGACCTGCATTAGGTGCTAAAGGGGTGAACATTATGGAGTTTTGCAAACAGTACAACGCTCGTACCCAAGATAAAGCAGGTAAAGTATTGCCAGTTGTAATTACTGTTTATGCTGATAAGTCATTCGATTTCATCATCAAAACCCCTCCGGTAGCTATCCAGTTAAAAGATGCTACTAAATTACAGAGTGGTTCTGCTGAGCCTAACCGTAAAAAAGTTGGATCGGTGACCTGGGACCAGATTAAAGTTATTGCTGAAGATAAAATGCCTGATTTAAATGCATTTACAATCGAATCTGCAATGAGTATGGTTGCCGGTACAGCACGCAGTATGGGAATCACCGTTTCTGGTGACGCACCCTGGAACAATTAA